Sequence from the Phragmites australis chromosome 6, lpPhrAust1.1, whole genome shotgun sequence genome:
agagagagagagagagcaccaCCGTGGGTCTACCCGCCGGAGCGCACGCGTGAGGAAGAAGCGCGTGTGTCACgcccggtttttcaaaagaacaaccaGGTGTAttacacatgtatgccaggatcagtttcatcatacatgcggtgacatatcagtgatatacagttctatatcgaacaaaaacaactttattgaaacaaTTTACCAGAGTTTTGAATAGCAGCGGAAGAACTCGAGAAAACTCCAACGAAAGCTttagggcacaccacaggcaatcgactgggggcaacgcgacctaGGACGCTCCATCGtcattgtagtcttcagcttcatTGATCTCTgtgtagtcttctccaactgagcagcatttatttttgaaaatagcaagtgtgagtacatatcgtactccgcaagtgtaggaaaatatgacatgagggcttaagtcaagaaaaggttagacactagtttactgcactaagcaacattAACCTACAACTCCCagaatcaggcatcctatttactaggtatgaagacacaacttaaacaagaacagcttatcggattccatccgactaccaggctcaccagatattccatatccggctaccataactcaccagacaattccattacctggttacccgaccatccataccggaaccctgatcccaactaatcaagaagaagtccaagccgctcttgaccgtgagcacggctgatcgatcagtttcacactctgcagagtttgcacactttacccacgagtcgtgattcccgttttgcttcacacttccggggtgtagagccggggtctcactacaaggcctttacaaagcgcctccaaatccatatgcacccactaaggtttcaccactaacatggattccatccactgcagaggccccctcttgtgccacttaaccgtccattggtgcgtacagaatatgaagggcactaattacttggccaggccgtacccatatagccctcatggttgtgttgttatgccgggttacaggcttcaagaaccggtccttaggaccccacacaggaacagacACATTCCCAACGTGCGGCACAACAAATGCGCCTTCATGCACCATCCACATaacaaccatcctgttaggatccctatttCATGTTGCTACGAAAGATTACCATACtcgattcatgttgcataatcgtTAATCAAGTTTAACTTCTAACCCAACTAGgacagcgactagcatatctaccatttTCTTCCCATGACCCATCAATGGCAACAAGGATATTcagacaaaagctagtaaaccctattcataggtttccaatttagacaagcatgcaatgaagggtaaacaactaacataaattcctaaaaataggtgcaagatgttcaaggacacttgcctccttccgaagtgctgctcagtgttgtcaaaatcttgatcttgaagttaCTCGAACTGTTCCAGAATGTCATCGACTAATCGCAGGAACTtccgacaaataacacaaaagaaacactaagaacagtgCACCAAACAAAAGCAAGGCGctataaaaagcctactaacgGAAAGTACTCGCTGCTACGATCGCGGGAGCGCGagaatcgcctaaaacggagcttgtatgaaaaagttatgagggttttaagctacaagggcttttctgaaaaagaacaAGGGCTAATTTGTAAAACAGAAAATTCTAGGGGCTGATTTGTAAAAGTCCAGGGACCTATTCGCAATTAACTAAAAGTTcagggggctaaaagtaaaataacaggGCTATCAGGGGTTGTTTTGTGAAATCATAAAAGTCTAGGGACCCAATTGCAAAAgtacatatttaaaagaattaacagatttgtttttaattagaaaaccctatttatgACGTCAGCATGACATCATCACGCTGACGTGGACGCTGaccggctcggctcggctgacGCGACTGACACGTGGCGCTGACGTGGCTCTCATAAGCTGACTAGGTTAaagaggacacgtggcgcgATCTGAatggctagcgaaggggtattttGCAATCTAATCGTGGCCGTTGCTGCAAGATCGGACGGCTCACCTTGAGTCTTCCTCCTCTGGTCGGCGGCGCGGGGCTCAGTGCGGCGGTGCTTGGCCGGAGAGTCGCCGGAGTTGAGCTCCGGTGGCCAGActtcgacggcgagcggcggaacaCGGAAAGGAGACGACGGCGAACCCGTTTGAGGGGCAAGTTCGCGTCGGGGCGGTCTCCAacggctcggcgacggcggcaaccTTCGGGGAAGGTTCGGCGACGGAGTGAAGGCGCTCTGGGGGAGGAAACTCGATGAGATTTGGGGCTTTGGGTGCGGTGTGGTGAGAGGAGGCCCGTCCGGAGGTTTGATTTGGATTATATAGGCGGGAGGAGCGGTTGCGGAGAGGGGCGCGGGGTGGAGATTGTGCGGCGGCTTTTTCGGCGGCAGTTGCGGCACGGCATGGGCagagagaggagatggaggagaaaaACGGGCGAAGGTAGTTGCGGAGACGGGCGTCACAGCGTGCCTCCGTCGGTTAAAACTTCGGTGGTGCGGACCATGAGGTCGTGCGCGCGGCGACCTAAGAGGAGCACGCCGGAGAGACGACGCGCAAGCACGTGTGGTGGAGACGAGAAGACGTCGCCAACCGGAAGATCCGCGCGCAAccgaaaggaaaaaaaaaggaggggatcccgccggagaagaagaagccgaCGGGCAACGGCGACCAAAAACGCGTAAGTCTCAACCTTATCCCCTCTAATTTAGTGATTGACCGGAGAATgagggggggggaggggattAGGGGATTTAGGGTTCGGATTTGGGGATTTTGAGTTCGAATTTGGGATTTAGGGTTCGGATTTTGGGGGGAATGGGGATGTTTATTAGGATTTGTGTTAGAGTTTCCCCAATCCCCTCCTTCTTAATGCTACCTGAACTCAAAACCTATCTATTTGCCCCCAAACAGGCTCCAAAACACAAAGCATActcatacatgcacataaacaTGATCAAACCGAAAGAATTTAACTTTAAAACATGAATGAGTGTATAATCCGAGACTAATTAGGACTAATTCATATAATTTAAGCTTTAAACGGAAGCAATCAAGGCCTAAACTTGCTTAATTGACAATAACAGTGCTAAAACTTGATCAAAATTGGCCCTAATTAACATTAGCCGAACCTAATTGACATCAATTATACTTAGACATGATCATTCAGGACTAATTGTTCATCAATAAACATAATTAAGTCTAATAGGAGTCTGATTAGGACTAAcacaggctctgataccaatgtTATAAGTAAAACTTTATTTAATCATTACTAGAGCTagccctaagatcaaacaccCAAATAGCGGAAGCGTAAACACGTACCGGAGCCTGGAGAACCCATTCGGTTCTTGATTAGTTACTGCAGTGGCGACGATCTTCAAGTCGATTCAGCGCCCCTTTAGGATCGGGAAGAGTTTGTTAGGACGTTTGTGACCTCACGGGATTTGCTTATCCACCGGGAGGCGCCGGGACCCTTTATTTATATGGCGCTGCTCGACTCGGGATCGTAACCAAGAGTTGGTTGCACCTCCGATCATAGTGTGTACGGAAATCCTAACATTTCGGTCTCGTTAGTTAGGATACATTAGCAAAGATCAATTCAAACACAATATTATCATTTGATGGAGTGATGGGGTAATAAGATATTTAATCCCCTTGAATTTGCTCTGGACTCAATTGATCACTAACAGCAGCAATATCCAACAGGCAAATAATGTGAACAAAAAAATCGGTTGGTGTCTCAGATTTTCAAATTTACTTTACATAATCGTTAGAACCAATTTTGCATCTAAAACTTCTTCTGCGATTAAGATTTTTAGCATGGGGGAACAAAAGAACTAGCCCGAACCTACTCTGTTCCAGAATATGAAACGGAGACTGATTGAGGCTACACAGTTCAGCTCCACGCCTACAATTCAAACACAAGCATACTGCGAGGGAGATCTGCGAATTTCTAACAAGAAGGTAAATTAGCACACCGCATAAGCATTACCAAACTTTAACAGAATCAAgcattctgttttttttttccacgcaaaaaaaaaaaacgaccTTACCTGGCATTGCAGCGTCAGAACTCAAACATTTTTGTGGCTCCATCGTCATCCACCGCGATGGAATCCAATTCAAGAATCCATCTGGACAAGGATCCCGCCACAATAtctcgagaaagaaaagagaaatataGCGAACAGCAACCATCTCCCAGCCGTGTTCTTGTCCTGCACAGTGGAGCGCAACAATGGGAGTCTGGACCGAGCAGAGCAGCTCCATATGCTGAGGGGCATCATCCTCCTCGCCTTCGGCGTCGACCCCTCGACGGAGACGATGTCCACGCGGCGTGCTCCGGCGCCGGTGGGAAGAACCGGAGGCTGCGTGGTGCTTTCGTTCGACACGCCTTGAGCGTCGCGAGCCGCCGATCGCGGCGTATACGGTCTAGATCGAGGGATGGACAGAGAACTGGAGAGGGTGCGGTGGTTTCGTCAACTGACAAGTGGGGCCACGGTCCGCAGTGAGACAGACAAGTAGACAACTCCGCCGCACCCGAGGCAAAGACGGCGAGACCCAACCATTTCTTTCGCTTAAACCCTAACCAAAACCCTCTCTTCTGCTCCTACCCCTGCTCGCCGCCCGCCACCATGTCGATGGTGGCCTCCCTCCGCTTCCTggcgcgccgccgccaccgcctccgcctgCCCGTGGTGTCCCTCGCAGTCCCCAGCAGTCGCGCGGCATTCCTCTCCGGCGCGGCCGAGGAAGAGGCCCCGCTGGCCGCTGctgacgcgccgccgccgccggggacgAAGGTTCTGGAGAGCTTCCGCGAGGAGTTCGAGATCGGCGGCTGCGCGATCGCCTTCGAGACCGGCAAGGTGGCGCGCTTCGCGAATGGCTCCGTGGTGATCTCCATGGACGACACCCACGTCCtcgccaccgtcgccgccgccaagTCCTCTGAGCCCGTCCGGGACTTCCTCCCACTAACTGTACGAAACCTTATCTTACCTGTTTGATGTGATGTGAGTTTAGAGAGCGCTGAATTCTGCTGGGATTTATCCGTGCCCATTTATGCATCTTGCAATTTGATATGGCTATGTGAACATATGCAAACTTTAAGTTGATGTAGCATGTTTGATTTGGATCAGTAACGAAGTTCCAGGTTTTATACTGCCATAATTGTCCCCCTTTTAGTATTCGCTTTTGAGGTTTTATTGATTTGGTTCACATTTTACAAGCATGTTTTTGGATTGCAAAAGCAGTTATAATTATTCTGCTTCTTACTGGTGCTAATGGGGACCCAATTGGCTAAGAAATTGTTGAAACTGAAAATTGATGTCACTCGCCAATTATAATGCTTGGTGTTGGTTGGGAGGATTTTGAGTTGGTCCGGATGATTGCAAAAGCTTCATCTGATAACACTCTAGATGTTTTTTGTAGCTTCTGATATGTTGTTTTATTAGTCCAAAttactaaaaaaaaatctgaatgtTGAGAAAAACAGGGTCCAAAAAAGTTTGCTTTTTTGGTGCTGAATTCAAAATGAAAAATTCTATTTCTGCATGTCTTCATCTTTAATGCAACATTTCGTCTTTTATATTTATCCTTTGAGTACTTTTTTGGTGTTTCTTCGCCTTAATGAATACCGTGTTTTCTTTTGTGGCTGTAGGTTGATTATCAAGAGAAACAATATGCTCAAGGTGTTATTCCCACAACATATATGCGCAGGGAAGGTGCCCCTAAGGAAAGAGAACTTCTGTGTGGGCGTATAATTGATCGACCAATAAGACCATTGTTTCCTCCTGGCTTTTACCATGAAGTTCAGGTAATCTTTCTCATGATTCGTCAAATTCTTGAAGTTCATACAATCACTGCAACTCGTTAATAAAGTTATGTCCTGCTTTTCTAGATCATAGTAAATGCTCTTTCCTCAGATGGAAAGCAAGATCCAGATGTCATGGCTGCAAATGCCTCTTCAGCTGCACTTATGCTATCTGATATACCTTGGAATGGTCCGATTGGAGTGATCCGTGTTGGGAGAATTGATGGGACTTTTTTTTTGAATCCAACAGTGGATGAGGTAAATGTCGATTGATTACTACCAGAGAGAATTATTTTGATCTATCCTgaatcatgcatgcattgttTCCATGATATTGTACATTCATAGTGCATATGGATCTGATATATCCCAGGAGAGTTTCAAAGCATCATGATGGTCTTCACCCCACCCCTCTTTTCAGGGATAATTGTAGATATCCTTTTTTTGTAGCAAAACTTACTTTATCAGCATATGCGTGGTCATATATGTCCTATATTTCTTGAAATTTTGTTCGGTTGACTCATTTTTGTGTAAAATTTACTGTGCTTTTGCAGTTAGGTTTGAGTGATCTCAATCTTGTTTATGCATGTTCACGGGATAAAACTTTAATGATAGATGTACAAGCTCGTGAAATAACTGAAAGGGATCTTCAGGCAGGGATGAAGCTTGCACATTCTGAggtattcttcttcatcttttaCTTCTTGATCCATTGTAAGTATATTCTCAGGTGTTCATTATTATACCCAGGCAGTTAAATGTATCGACCCTCAAATCAGATTGGCTAAGCGAGCTGgcaaagagaagaaagaataCAAGATATCGCTGATTTCAGATAAATCCTATGAGAAAATTAGAACCTTATCAGAAGCACCCATTGAGGAAGTCTTCACTGATTCAACATATGGCAAGGTGATTATATGTTATCTTATGCTTGGTGGAGGGGGAAGCCAAAACATTCAATCTTGACCAATTTTTTAAGAATCCTTTTGTTTTAGCAGATGCCTGTAAGAAGTTTGAagcatttctttttcttcacgACATGAATTTATTTGCTATTTTCATTTCATGCAGTTTGAGCGGGGAGAAGCCTTAGAAAAGATTACACAATCTGTGAAAGCAAAgcttgaagaagaaaatgatgaggacagCCTGAAGTTTCTTTCCAAGGCAGTTGACACAGTGAGAAAACAGGTATACCACATTAATTTCTTCGGCAAACTCTGGCAAAGAAAAATAGAGGAAACAAACTCTTGAGCGTAGAATAAATGCATGCTCTCACATATGTATAGCTTGTAGATATCATGAGTTTGGAATATCAAATGGCTGTGGAATGTTAGGCCTTATGCTGAGGATGCAACCACATAGTTATGCTTATACACCTCCTGCACAAATGATTCTGCCATGATTTCTGAAGATATTGCTAATTTGCTATCCATAAGTATATGGAAATTCTGAATATTGTGCAAATTTTATTTAAGGATGATTTTAATGTGCTGAGATCTCCAAGATCTACAGCTCCCAGCTATACTTGACAGTTGACACCACTTGATGCCCCACTTCGTTCAGTGTTATTTTCttattggatcacttttgttaTTCTAATTGACAAGGAAGTCGTGTCCTATTGTGCAGGTTATACGTAACAGAATAATTGAGAAGGGACTTAGAGTAGATGGTAGACAACTTGATGAGGTGAGGCCATTGTACTGCGAAACCAGCACATATCCGATATTGCATGGCTCGGCCCTGTTTTCACGTGGAGATACGcaggttctctctctctctctctctctctctctctctctctgtgtgtgtttGTGAGTACAAAATGATACAACAACACATGCGCAAAATATTATTTGTTCATTTCTGTAGGAAACTTCGCAATATTTTTCAATCAAGTTATTGTATATATACTCATGCAAATAACAGTGTTATGTTTGTAGGTTTTATGTACAGTTACCCTTGGTGCTCCTGGTGATGCTCAGCGATTGGATTCAATTGTTGGTCCTCCAACAAAGCGTTTCATGCTTCACTATAGCTTTCCACCATTTTCAATAAATGAAGTTGCCAAACGTGGAGGCTTGAATCGGCGGGAAGTTGGACATGGTGCATACCTTTTCTCCCATGTGATGAATTTGTTTGTCCTGAAGTCTAAGTTAGATATGTCTGATATCCTAGCCTAGTTTGGCTCAGATAGAGGCTTGCCATTGTGATGAAATTATTCTTATGCCACTCCCAATGCGGCATCACGAGCTAATGTCTAAAGGTTGCCGCATCATATAGACACAAAGCAGACATGAACTACAACAATGCATTGTATCTAAAATAGGGTCCACATAATTAATACACATTCTCTTCCCTCGCCTCGCATCATATAAGACATAAGCTACCCCAATGCATGTCTATGCTATGTCCATCTCTTGGATTTTGAGCCAAGCTAATGTCTTATGGAAGACACTAGTTCATTCTCTTTCTTCATTTAATTCCTTGCCACATCATCTTTTGTTCTATGTGGCTACCTAATTAATGCCTAAGACATTGTACACCATGGAGCATTGGGAGTGGCCTTACTTCATtagttgtaatagtgttagactAGCATATAAAGCCTAGGAAACCTTTGCAAAGTGTGGATGAAATGCTTTTCTCCTTCCGTTCTCCTTGTTTAATTTCATCTACCTTGCATTTAACTTCCAATGAAGCAAAACGAATATCAGAAATGTGGCTATTTATTTTGTACCATTGTGCAGGCACTCTTGCCGAGAAAGCATTGCTCGCTGTGCTTCCTCCAGAAAGTGATTTTCCGTATACTGTTCGGCTAAATTCAGAAGTCATGGCCTCTGATGGTTCAACATCAATGGCATCAGTATGTGGAGGTACACCTCTTTTACCTCTTATGATGCTTCTTTTATACTTCAAATGAAACTCTTATGTTCTTTCAGCTGTGGCTTGGAGAAGACATGTTGTGAGAGTTACGCCATCTATTGACATTTCTTAAGGTTCTACAGTTTTTGGCTAGTGGAACTTATCTCTAGGTTGGCAAAACAGAGCCATTCTCTCGTTTGCAGAACCTTAGTTTGCAAGACCATATACTTCACTGCCATAAGAAATATATTGGCGGTCTATTTTTCTCGTTGTAGCAATTAGGAAAGCAAAGCTAGCCATTCGCACTTGCTTAAGTGATTTCTGCCAGAAATTAGTATTGCAAATGATAAACATCTGTTCTATAAATAATGTATTTAGCTTATATTAGTTTCATTAGGTTCGTGTTTGAATCTTGATGTAATTTACCTTTTCAGTGTCATTGTGATATCCTTGAACTGctagaaaattattttgtttctCAATGTTCTGTTTTTCATGCATTTCTAAATGGTAACTCACAGGAAGCATGGCCTTAATGGATGCTGGGATACCTGTAAGGGAACATGTTGCTGGTGTTTCAGTAGGTCTTGTCAGTAAATTCGACCCAACAACTGGAGATATCTCTAATTATCGTATATTAACGGATATTTTGGTAAGTGTTTTGATGCACTTCATTCTAAAGAATATTCCTGACAAGTCATCCAATTGTATATGTTGCTTCCACAAAATGACAAAACATTGATACTGACGAGAACATGATAATTGATGTTTTTCAGGGTCTTGAAGATCACTTGGGTGACATGGACTTCAAAATTGCAGGAACAAGGAAAGGTATTACCGCTATTCAGCTGGATATAAAACCTGCTGGAATACCATTGGACATAATTTGTGAAAGTTTAGAGCCTGCACGCAAGGCTCGAAATCAAATCCTTGACCGCATGGACCAGGAAATAAGTACTGCACGTGCTATTAATGATGGAAGTGCCCCTCGATTAGGTTTGTTAATGCACTTGCTTTGTTGTTTTTGTGGCTACCCTGATATGATTAAGGTCAGAACTAACCCACTGTTTGCAGCTACACTGAGCTTCAGCAGTGATTCTCTTAGGAAATTGCTTTTCCACAGGAAAAAGATTGAGCAAGAAACAGGTATCAAGCTATCTGTATACCTGCCTTTATGCTCTTGTTTAAGAATGATTGATGCCATCTGACAAGATATTTGTGGATATTCTGATCGTTGTCTGTTGTACACAAAATCATGCTGATGAGTGATGATTTGGAGGTGATTCAGTTTAAGACACGGACAGTGTTTTTGGTGAACCTAGCtggaaattatttttatttccttttttattgaattaataATTGCTTGAGGTGACATTGAGAAATATAATTTTGATAGAGTAGACTAGATGGGGGAGGGGACCATGTATATTTGTAAAGAGCAAGGACAACAAGATTAATTCATCTTCTACCATTAGGTGATTACCGGGTTATGTCCTTTAAGATGCACATTGTGGACTAACTGGGAAAAATCTTGGTAGAGACTGATTCATTTGATATAATGTCGATATATTAGTACTTCATTATGTTTAGGGGCTATCCAATTTTGCCAGTAAGCTATGACCCTTTTATTTTTCGCATTGGCTGTCTCGCTGATGTGGGTTATGGGTTTGCATCTCAGTGTGATGAACCAGTGGCAAAAACAAAATTTCCCAGAAGGTTAACATGGTTAACATGTTCCTAACTACTATGTTCGATTATATTTTCTGCAGCTACTTGTAGTTAATTTCTCTCTTCCATTTTCATAGGTGCACGGGTATCAGTCAATGATGGTACATTCACTATTGTTGCTAAAACCCAACCAATTATGGATAAAGCTATTGAGAAGGTACAAGTGCTATGACACCTGCTTATGAAAGCCTCCAGAATACTTTACACACTGATCTCAGTTCGTGCTAGTCAAAATGTCAAAAATGCAAGTGCTTGGGAGGAACAAGTTTCATATAACGAAGTCTAACCTTGCTCTTTTTTGTAGGTTGAATTTCTTGTGGGCCGTGAAATTGAAGTTGGCAGGACATACAAAGGAATTGTTTCCTCAATTAAAGAGTATGGTGCTTTTGTGGAGTTCAATGGTGGACAACAAGGTCTACTTCACATTTCTGAGTTGTCACATGAACCggtatttttctttgatttcatAATAGATGGTTAAGGCTGATTATGTTCCGTATTTTATTTACTAAGATTGTTTTGATTGGTTCTCGAAAATTGATTGTCTTGGACTGTTCAGTTTTATTCAAATCTCTCAGTACATCACTATAGTTCTAGACTTCTTGCTGAAAGCAGTTGAATATTTGGCTCTCAAACAGGATGAAGTTTCCTTTGTTGAGCTACAGGAAGAGTTTTTGTTGCATCTTACATTATATTGATAACTTCTCAATTGTAACTTGCTGGATTGAATACTGGCAAACAAGCTTTTCATTGGTTATAACTACTATTTGTGTATGTTgatttgttgcttttcttccTGCAGGTGTCGAAAGTCTCAGATGTTGTATCTGTTGGCCAAGTGCTCTCTTTGAGATGTATTGGACAGGATGTTAGGGGTAACATTAAACTTTCACTTAAAGCAACTTTACCCCATCAGCGTAATAAGAAGGATTTGGAAAGTAAAGATACTGATCCTTTGCCAAGTCAAGAAGTTATTGGTTGGGCTGCTGTAGAGAACATGCCCAGCGTGGATGCTGATGCTGAGCCATCCAGTAGCAAACATGAAGATGGCACAACTGAGGAGGCACCTGCATTTTCTACTCCTGTAGTTATAATTCGAAGTGCTGCTGACTGTGATGCGCAAGATGTTAGTCCTAAGAAGCGGGCAAAGGTTGCAAAGTCATCTCCTAGACCATATAAACCAGCCAGCGGACGTCAGGAGGTTAGGACAGCTACAGGTAAGAAAGCCTCAGGTGCAACTCCAACGAGAACTAAGAAAGTAAATGCTGAGGAATCTGGGAGTGATGGGCTGGAAACCAGTGCTTCAGAGGTTCCAGAACAGGATGCTAGCAACACTCTGGACCTGAAGTATTCGAGTCCCAAGAAGTTCCGATCTGGGTCTATGAAGCTGGGTGACGTAGTCACAGCAAAGGTCTACCAGATCCGAGCGTATGGACTAGTACTTGAGTTGAGCGATGGAATGCGCGGAATGCATAAATTTGAGGTAACTTCATACCAACTCTTGTGAAAGCAAGCTGATCTTCTCTTTGTTCATACTGCCAGTATGCAACCACTATATCGTAGATTGTTAACCCTTGCATCttttttccccccttttctATGTACCTTCGTTACTGAAAGTCTGGACAATCTATTGCAGGCAAATGGTGAAAAGGACTTCAAGGTTGGACAGGAACTGCTTGTGAAATGTGCAAGTTTCAACGCGAAGGGAATTCCGGTCTTCTCGGTGCTGGACTAGTACGTAGCTAGCCATTTTGAAGTGGATAAGCTTTCCACTGGAGTACTACAGAGAGTCAGAGAGAGACACGCCTGTAAATGTTGGCTGCCTCGACCTCTGTCAGAAAGCTTGCAAAGTTTTGTTCTTTTACGGCCGTCATGATCGTTGTCCTGATCTGTCTCCCATCAAACATGCAGCCATGCATAGAGCGGAGGTAAATTTTGGTCCAGCGATTCACATGAAAAGTGTATAGCGTACGAGTGGTACTAGGTGTCCAAAACCCGCTGCAGCATTTGTATATTATTGACAATGTTGCTTATTTATACTGATTAAAATAATCTAAACCATGAATCCCTGGAAggtaaaagaaaagagaaagccgatttgaattttgaatttctgGATTTTCCGGAGGCGATTTTCCGGGTGACAAGGCAGCCGGCCGCACCAATCCTGATCCACTGGCCGGCGAGTGGTGTCAACTTTTGGATCCCCGCTGCTTCCCAATTGTGATGATCTTGTCGATCTAGGAGGCGGGGTGGTCCGTCTGGGTGATTCCAGGGGTGGGAGTCAAATTCTAATGTCGCTGGTCTGGCCTCGGCATGATGAATCGTCACTCACCTTAGCGGTCACCCATGGCCCTTGCGCGCCTATCCCATCACTGGCACCAGGCTCATTTGAGGCTACTGAGGCCTTAGATGACCCGGACACCAATTCGTCATCGACAGATGAATTGGTCCAGGCAATGTCGAGAGCCACTTACTCAATGGAGGATTTGTTGTAGACGGAGGAATAGTTACATCTCTTGGCGTCTGGATCTGAATCCAGGAGCAAGGGCAAGTTGGCAAGATCCGGGACACTGGCGTTTAAAATCATAGACGATATGGTGAAGCAAAGGAAGCCTTGGCATGGACCTCTGCTGAAGCCGCTGATATCGCCGTCGACTACGCTCGGCGACATTGTCACCAAGGACCTGCGTGAGAAGATGTCTGGACCTCAAAGCAAGGGCTCGAGCATGTGGTTTTATTGCCGACATTGCTCCAGGAGCTCGCCCAAGAAGGCCACTCTTGCGACGATTCTGACGGGCGAATGCCCCCAGGACCGCCATTCAGTTGCCTCCAACTTTGACCCATTGTTGGGTGAGAAACAAGAAGGTAATCATCATGTGATGACATTCCATGTGCATCCCCTCTCTGATGCTAATCAAGCAAGTGACGAGGGGATTGTGGAGAGGGATCTGAAAGTTTAAAGAAATACTCCAAACTCGGTCATTCTGCATTTGGAAACAAGAATCAAGCCGAGGGAGAAGGATTGGGTTGACATCAGTGggcgattttggaattgctctcAATTCGGTCTGCTATCTTCTTCTCCGATCAGGCAAACATCCTCCAATTTTCTAGCCAGCGAAAGACATATGCCCAAGCTCTCATAGCTGGATGTTTCTGC
This genomic interval carries:
- the LOC133921759 gene encoding polyribonucleotide nucleotidyltransferase 2, mitochondrial-like; translated protein: MSMVASLRFLARRRHRLRLPVVSLAVPSSRAAFLSGAAEEEAPLAAADAPPPPGTKVLESFREEFEIGGCAIAFETGKVARFANGSVVISMDDTHVLATVAAAKSSEPVRDFLPLTVDYQEKQYAQGVIPTTYMRREGAPKERELLCGRIIDRPIRPLFPPGFYHEVQIIVNALSSDGKQDPDVMAANASSAALMLSDIPWNGPIGVIRVGRIDGTFFLNPTVDELGLSDLNLVYACSRDKTLMIDVQAREITERDLQAGMKLAHSEAVKCIDPQIRLAKRAGKEKKEYKISLISDKSYEKIRTLSEAPIEEVFTDSTYGKFERGEALEKITQSVKAKLEEENDEDSLKFLSKAVDTVRKQVIRNRIIEKGLRVDGRQLDEVRPLYCETSTYPILHGSALFSRGDTQVLCTVTLGAPGDAQRLDSIVGPPTKRFMLHYSFPPFSINEVAKRGGLNRREVGHGTLAEKALLAVLPPESDFPYTVRLNSEVMASDGSTSMASVCGGSMALMDAGIPVREHVAGVSVGLVSKFDPTTGDISNYRILTDILGLEDHLGDMDFKIAGTRKGITAIQLDIKPAGIPLDIICESLEPARKARNQILDRMDQEISTARAINDGSAPRLATLSFSSDSLRKLLFHRKKIEQETGARVSVNDGTFTIVAKTQPIMDKAIEKVEFLVGREIEVGRTYKGIVSSIKEYGAFVEFNGGQQGLLHISELSHEPVSKVSDVVSVGQVLSLRCIGQDVRGNIKLSLKATLPHQRNKKDLESKDTDPLPSQEVIGWAAVENMPSVDADAEPSSSKHEDGTTEEAPAFSTPVVIIRSAADCDAQDVSPKKRAKVAKSSPRPYKPASGRQEVRTATGKKASGATPTRTKKVNAEESGSDGLETSASEVPEQDASNTLDLKYSSPKKFRSGSMKLGDVVTAKVYQIRAYGLVLELSDGMRGMHKFEANGEKDFKVGQELLVKCASFNAKGIPVFSVLD